In Quercus robur chromosome 10, dhQueRobu3.1, whole genome shotgun sequence, a genomic segment contains:
- the LOC126704114 gene encoding flavonol sulfotransferase-like: MNEELTNAYSRKKFLELEVIQANAKVEHVASKKLDEVFAYQKPSSDRSGLGYTEESSSSSNVSKEMKFVKAKEHRPNCQKLQALKEAGSQRPRGQGKGKGNHKQSKGREVDPSVGDVMKMIDTITSCLANFTLRFENRHSSTQSFKDITPNACAMWVKKGYKKDLHGIFLVIVFLQEILTMEFSSSKSNEKEDHRSDLKTLNLYNEIISTLPKRKGWKSDELYHYQGFWHNFFNLEGLLSAQQHFKPETNDIILSSFPKTGTTWLKALSFAIMTRSSFDISASPLLTTMPHECVLSLEGALAHNSFHRNQDTPLIGTHVPYTSLPKSIIDSGCKIIYICRDPKDTFVSLWQFARNASLKGVDSSTSEVIDLEKAFELFCDGVTYYGPYWDHVLGYWKASLESPERILFLKFEDLKKEALFYVKKMAEFMGYPFSLKEEEKGMVQKIVDLCSFQNLSELEVNKTGHLHGNLFEKRLFFRKGETGDWKNYLTPTMATRLDQITEQKLKSSGLTFNA, translated from the exons ATGAATGAAGAGCTAACGAATGCCTATTCTAGGAAAAAgtttcttgagcttgaggtTATTCAAGCTAATGCCAAAGTGGAGCATGTTGCTTCAAAGAAACTTGATGAGGTGTTTGCCTATCAAAAGCCCTCTTCTGATAGAAGTGGCTTGGGATATACCGAAGAAAGTAGCTCAAGTTCTAATGTGTCCAAGGAGATGAAGTTTGTTAAAGCCAAGGAACATCG gccaaattgccaaaagcttcAAGCATTGAAGGAAGCGGGTTCTCAAAGGCCAAGAGGACAAGGAAAGGGCAAGGGGAACCACAAGCAATCAAAAGGGCGAGAAGTAGATCCCAGTGTTGgtgatgtgatgaagatgatagaCACCATCACTTCTTGCTTGGCCAACTTCACCCTAAGGTTTGAGAACCGTCACTCaagtacccaatcctttaaagatatcaccccaaatgcaTGTGCcatgtgggtgaagaagg GTTATAAGAAAGATTTGCATGGCATTTTCCTTGTTATAGTTTTCCTCCAAGAAATTCTGACAATGGAGTTCTCTTCTTCCAAAAGTAATGAGAAAGAAGACCATAGGTCTGATCTAAAAACTCTCAACTTATACAACGAGATAATATCAACCctcccaaaaagaaaaggatggaAATCAGATGAACTCTACCATTATCAGGGATTTTGGCACAATTTCTTCAACTTGGAAGGGCTCTTGTCAGCTCAACAACATTTCAAGCCAGAAACCAACGACATTATTTTGAGCAGCTTTCCGAAAACCGGCACAACATGGCTTAAGGCATTGTCTTTTGCCATCATGACAAGATCCTCTTTTGATATTTCTGCAAGCCCTTTGCTCACAACAATGCCACATGAGTGTGTACTCTCCTTAGAGGGTGCCCTTGCCCACAATTCATTTCACAGGAATCAAGACACTCCACTTATAGGTACACATGTTCCCTACACTTCCTTGCCAAAATCTATAATAGATTCTGGGtgcaaaataatttatatatgtagAGATCCTAAGGATACATTTGTATCTCTATGGCAATTTGCTCGTAATGCAAGTTTGAAGGGTGTGGATTCCTCAACCAGCGAAGTTATTGACTTAGAGAAAGCATTTGAGTTATTTTGTGATGGGGTAACTTATTATGGACCATATTGGGATCATGTATTAGGGTATTGGAAAGCAAGCTTAGAATCTCCTGAGaggatattatttttaaaatttgaagatttaaaaaaagaagcctTGTTTTATGTAAAGAAAATGGCTGAATTTATGGGTTATCCGTTCTctttgaaagaagaagaaaaaggaatggTCCAAAAGATTGTAGACCTGTGTAGTTTTCAGAATTTGTCCGAACTAGAGGTGAATAAAACTGGACATCTTCATGGAAACTTGTTTgaaaaaagattatttttcCGAAAAGGTGAGACTGGAGATTGGAAGAATTATCTTACACCAACGATGGCTACACGTCTTGACCAGATAACAGagcaaaaactaaaaagttctGGCTTGACATTTAATGCCTAA